The following coding sequences lie in one Myxococcus xanthus genomic window:
- the asd gene encoding archaetidylserine decarboxylase (Phosphatidylserine decarboxylase is synthesized as a single chain precursor. Generation of the pyruvoyl active site from a Ser is coupled to cleavage of a Gly-Ser bond between the larger (beta) and smaller (alpha chains). It is an integral membrane protein.) gives MNDQTFMKLMQVLPKSALSTVVGMATRLPVPAPVHQAAMRAFAKAYNVDMEEAEHSFDHYPTFAQFFTRGLKPGLRPVDAGEKVVVSPVDGRVSQVGYSDYGRCLQAKGIEYTVDELLGDSEAAKPFHGGAWTTIYLSPRDYHRIHAPLGGTITGYAYIPGEFWPVNPASVKNKQSLFCVNERLVTYLDTVAGKCAVVKVGATCVSRIKAAYDEVTTHTGQPGKVHRYGAAMPVEKGGELGRFEMGSTVILLFEPKRVTWDDSLQEEAVVRLGKRIGAIT, from the coding sequence ATGAACGACCAGACTTTCATGAAGTTGATGCAGGTGTTGCCCAAGTCCGCGCTCTCCACCGTGGTGGGGATGGCCACGCGACTGCCCGTGCCCGCGCCGGTGCATCAGGCCGCCATGCGCGCCTTCGCCAAGGCCTACAACGTGGACATGGAAGAGGCCGAGCACTCCTTCGACCACTACCCGACCTTCGCCCAGTTCTTCACCCGGGGCCTGAAGCCCGGCCTGCGTCCGGTGGACGCGGGGGAGAAGGTGGTGGTGTCCCCGGTGGATGGCCGCGTGTCCCAGGTGGGCTATTCGGATTACGGGCGCTGCCTGCAGGCCAAGGGCATCGAGTACACGGTGGACGAGCTGCTGGGGGACTCCGAGGCCGCCAAGCCCTTCCACGGCGGCGCCTGGACGACCATCTACCTGTCGCCGCGCGACTACCACCGCATCCACGCGCCGCTGGGCGGCACGATTACGGGCTACGCGTACATCCCTGGTGAGTTCTGGCCGGTGAACCCCGCGTCGGTGAAGAACAAGCAGTCCCTGTTCTGCGTCAACGAGCGGCTGGTGACCTACCTGGACACCGTGGCGGGCAAGTGCGCGGTGGTGAAGGTGGGAGCCACCTGCGTGTCGCGCATCAAGGCGGCCTACGACGAGGTGACGACGCACACCGGGCAGCCCGGCAAGGTGCACCGCTACGGCGCGGCCATGCCGGTGGAGAAGGGTGGGGAGCTGGGCCGCTTCGAGATGGGCTCCACCGTCATCCTCCTGTTCGAGCCCAAGCGCGTCACCTGGGACGACAGCCTCCAGGAGGAAGCCGTGGTTCGGCTGGGCAAGCGAATCGGAGCCATCACGTGA
- a CDS encoding MlaD family protein gives MKKLVTPFRVGLLVIAAGAFFVTFVLFARKGGLSDSESTRVWAYFRDASGLAVRGRVQIAGIPVGEIDDISLEGTRAKVWLKIRNDVDLREDAVVTKRSESLLGDYLLDLNPGTEGAPSLETGGQIRRVVDTQGMEAVFESLSQITADIQEVTGALREVLGGERGAGSLQRIVENLVRLSDSVDATVRRNADRLDTIVGNVEAISADVRGITQGNQAEITRIIDNIEFITRDVRQVLGSVKNIVGTGEGDVKETVASLKETLKKLDGTLGNLEEITRKVKDGEGAAGVLLADEAVGRELRETVQDVSRFASRLTDLQAEIGIQSTYLAAQGNSKNVFSVRLIPKPDKYYLLELVDDPRGSVTTEVLQTNPPSEGDPVVQTRKVTKESLKVSAQFAKRWYFTTLRVGLIESTGGVGADLHFFNDALRFQVDAFNFADDELRYPRLRASLRAQPLDHLYLIAGMDDMLNAQQRDLATRRLVAGRDFFVGGGLFFTDDDLKAILTLTGIPTP, from the coding sequence GTGAAGAAGCTCGTCACGCCCTTCCGTGTGGGCCTGCTGGTCATCGCGGCGGGGGCTTTTTTCGTCACCTTCGTCCTGTTCGCTCGCAAAGGTGGTTTGAGCGACAGCGAATCCACGAGGGTGTGGGCCTATTTCCGGGATGCGTCCGGCCTGGCCGTGCGTGGGCGCGTGCAGATCGCCGGTATCCCGGTGGGCGAAATCGACGACATCTCGCTCGAGGGGACCCGGGCGAAGGTCTGGTTGAAGATCCGTAACGACGTGGACCTGCGCGAGGACGCCGTCGTCACCAAGCGCTCCGAATCGCTGCTGGGTGACTACCTGCTGGACCTGAACCCCGGCACGGAGGGCGCCCCCAGCCTGGAGACGGGTGGGCAGATCCGCCGCGTCGTCGACACCCAGGGCATGGAGGCCGTCTTCGAGTCGCTGTCGCAGATCACCGCCGACATCCAGGAGGTGACGGGGGCGCTGCGGGAAGTGCTCGGCGGTGAGCGGGGTGCGGGGTCGCTCCAGCGCATCGTGGAGAACCTGGTGCGGCTGTCGGACTCCGTGGATGCCACGGTCCGCCGCAACGCGGACCGCCTGGACACCATCGTCGGCAACGTCGAGGCCATCTCCGCGGACGTGCGCGGCATCACCCAGGGCAACCAGGCGGAAATCACCCGCATCATCGACAACATCGAGTTCATCACCCGCGACGTGCGCCAGGTGCTCGGCAGCGTGAAGAACATCGTGGGCACGGGTGAAGGCGACGTGAAGGAGACCGTCGCCAGCCTCAAGGAAACGCTCAAGAAGCTGGACGGCACGCTGGGCAACCTGGAGGAGATCACCCGCAAGGTGAAGGACGGGGAGGGCGCCGCCGGCGTGCTCCTGGCCGACGAGGCCGTGGGCCGCGAGCTCCGCGAGACGGTGCAGGACGTGTCGCGCTTCGCTTCCCGCCTGACCGACCTCCAGGCGGAGATTGGCATCCAGAGCACCTACCTGGCCGCGCAGGGAAATTCGAAGAACGTCTTCTCCGTGCGGCTCATCCCCAAGCCGGACAAGTACTACCTGCTGGAGCTGGTGGACGACCCTCGCGGCAGCGTGACGACGGAGGTGTTGCAGACGAACCCGCCGTCCGAGGGCGACCCCGTCGTTCAGACGCGGAAGGTGACGAAGGAGAGCCTCAAGGTCAGCGCGCAGTTCGCCAAGCGCTGGTACTTCACCACCCTGCGCGTGGGCCTCATCGAGTCCACCGGCGGCGTGGGCGCCGACCTGCACTTCTTCAACGACGCGCTCCGGTTCCAGGTGGATGCCTTCAACTTCGCGGACGACGAGCTGCGCTACCCCCGCCTGCGCGCCAGCCTGCGCGCCCAGCCGCTCGATCACCTCTATTTGATCGCGGGTATGGACGACATGCTCAACGCGCAGCAGCGGGACCTGGCGACGCGGCGCCTGGTGGCGGGCCGCGACTTCTTCGTGGGCGGCGGCCTGTTCTTCACGGACGATGATCTGAAGGCCATCCTCACCTTGACAGGCATTCCGACGCCCTGA
- a CDS encoding M16 family metallopeptidase, with the protein MASRKSPSRKSPARPAKRAGGKAPVARKASSARKASPKRGAPRATTSALTLPTLHESTTSSGLKVIAAERGPLPMVSVRLVIRAGSATDPDGKHGLADFTARLLRRGTRRLNAQAIDEAVEFVGASLGVGVSEDTLSVALTTPSEHFVPMLGILGQLVREPTFPQSEVDDARERELAQFANDLDDPSIIADRAMVRALWGNHPYGHDVGGSSKTVKTFTRDDVVRFHQERMGPKVSMLIVVGAMDPQRVAAAAEDAFADWTGGPDAPVAIPAPERIALGGRVIIVDKPDQTQSQVRLGGPGMRMGHEDYFPATAMNIALGGGFTSRLMNEIRVNRGLTYGVSSWFDSMNAAGVFALSTFTKTESTREIIDVALAEIGGVREKGLKPRELADAQSYLAGLYPLRTETNESIAGSIAEARLHGLGDDWVERFRDRLRAVTPKEVVAAAKKYCFAQAPAVVVLGKADVVKKQLKGLGPITVVPASEYE; encoded by the coding sequence ATGGCCTCTCGCAAGAGCCCCTCCCGAAAGTCCCCCGCACGTCCGGCGAAGCGCGCCGGCGGCAAGGCCCCCGTTGCCCGCAAGGCTTCGTCCGCGCGCAAGGCCTCGCCGAAGCGTGGCGCGCCACGCGCCACGACGAGCGCCCTCACGCTTCCCACGCTGCACGAAAGCACCACGTCCAGTGGCCTGAAGGTCATCGCCGCCGAGCGCGGCCCCCTGCCCATGGTGTCCGTGCGACTGGTGATTCGCGCGGGCAGCGCCACCGATCCGGATGGCAAGCACGGCCTGGCGGACTTCACCGCCCGGCTGCTGCGCCGGGGCACCCGCCGGCTGAACGCGCAGGCCATCGACGAAGCGGTGGAGTTCGTCGGTGCCAGCCTGGGCGTGGGTGTGAGTGAAGACACGCTGTCGGTGGCCCTCACTACGCCGTCCGAGCATTTCGTGCCGATGCTCGGCATCCTGGGCCAGTTGGTGCGCGAGCCCACGTTCCCGCAGTCCGAAGTGGACGATGCGCGCGAGCGCGAGCTGGCGCAGTTCGCCAATGACCTGGACGACCCGTCCATCATCGCCGACCGAGCCATGGTCCGCGCGCTCTGGGGCAACCACCCCTACGGCCATGACGTGGGCGGTTCGTCGAAGACCGTGAAGACCTTCACGCGTGATGACGTGGTTCGCTTCCACCAGGAGCGCATGGGCCCGAAGGTGTCCATGCTCATCGTGGTGGGGGCGATGGACCCGCAGCGCGTGGCGGCCGCGGCGGAAGATGCCTTCGCGGATTGGACGGGCGGGCCGGACGCGCCCGTGGCCATTCCCGCGCCGGAGCGCATTGCCCTGGGTGGGCGGGTCATCATCGTGGACAAGCCGGACCAGACGCAGTCGCAGGTGCGGCTGGGCGGCCCCGGCATGCGCATGGGCCATGAGGACTACTTCCCGGCCACGGCGATGAACATCGCCCTGGGCGGTGGATTCACCTCGCGCCTGATGAACGAGATTCGCGTCAACCGCGGCCTCACGTACGGCGTCAGCTCGTGGTTCGACTCGATGAACGCGGCCGGCGTCTTCGCGCTGTCCACCTTCACCAAGACGGAGTCCACGCGCGAAATCATCGACGTGGCGCTGGCGGAGATTGGCGGCGTCCGGGAGAAGGGGCTCAAGCCCCGCGAGCTGGCGGATGCGCAGTCCTACCTCGCCGGCCTGTACCCGCTGCGCACGGAGACGAACGAGTCCATTGCCGGAAGCATCGCCGAGGCCCGTTTGCACGGGCTGGGGGATGACTGGGTGGAGAGGTTCCGGGACCGGCTGCGCGCGGTGACGCCGAAGGAAGTCGTGGCCGCCGCGAAGAAGTACTGCTTCGCGCAGGCTCCCGCCGTGGTGGTGCTGGGCAAGGCGGACGTGGTGAAGAAGCAGCTCAAGGGCCTGGGCCCCATCACCGTGGTGCCGGCGTCGGAGTACGAGTGA
- a CDS encoding RluA family pseudouridine synthase, translating to MTDVRILFEGGGVLVVDKPPGMLVIPGREGGPSLRELLETQRRQKVFVVHRLDRDTSGALVFALDAAVHRALSGAFETGKVRKRYVALVEGRVEAPQMVDAPLVAGRKGRMRVARPGDAEAKASRTRVRPVETFERASLVEAEPLTGRTHQIRVHLLSLGHPLLVDHQYGREAPLTEKDLGGEGDSVVLSRTPLHAARVEWPALAGVEARAVEAPVPGDMARARELLRASVTSP from the coding sequence GTGACGGACGTCCGCATCCTCTTCGAGGGCGGCGGCGTGCTCGTGGTGGACAAGCCGCCCGGGATGCTCGTCATTCCCGGGCGCGAAGGCGGCCCCTCGCTCCGGGAACTGCTGGAGACGCAGCGGCGCCAGAAGGTCTTCGTGGTGCACCGGTTGGATCGGGACACCTCGGGGGCCCTGGTGTTCGCACTGGACGCCGCGGTGCACCGGGCCCTGTCGGGTGCCTTCGAGACGGGGAAGGTGCGCAAGCGCTACGTGGCGCTGGTGGAGGGCCGGGTCGAAGCGCCGCAAATGGTGGATGCGCCCCTGGTGGCCGGCAGGAAGGGGCGCATGCGCGTGGCTCGGCCTGGGGATGCGGAAGCCAAGGCCTCGCGCACCCGCGTGCGGCCCGTGGAGACCTTCGAGCGTGCGTCCCTGGTGGAGGCCGAGCCTCTCACGGGGCGGACGCACCAGATTCGCGTGCACCTGCTGTCCCTGGGGCACCCGCTCCTGGTGGACCATCAGTACGGCCGCGAGGCGCCGCTGACGGAGAAGGACCTGGGCGGGGAAGGGGACTCGGTGGTGCTGTCTCGCACGCCGCTTCATGCCGCGCGTGTGGAGTGGCCTGCCCTGGCAGGTGTCGAGGCACGTGCCGTGGAGGCGCCCGTGCCCGGGGACATGGCCCGTGCCCGCGAGTTGCTGCGGGCGTCCGTCACTTCACCTTGA
- a CDS encoding MlaE family ABC transporter permease, with protein sequence MTTQTPSKPAREPGPFTQAVTRFGQGLIDIVSTLGGIITMGLDVFRWSVRRPFRLVNLFAQLDFVGVGSIFIVSLTGTFTGMVFALQTSTAFRLFDAESLVGPTVALTLTRELAAVFSALMVTMRAGSAMCTELGTMRVTEQVDALETMAVNPVQYLLVPRVLAGLFMVPALTMLFNTMGMGGAYVVAVGGLGISPGTFLTRTQQWLAPEDIFQGLLKGAVFGLAVSLICCFKGFNASGGAKGVGQATTEAMVASALSIFILDFILGVLFF encoded by the coding sequence ATGACCACGCAGACCCCCAGCAAGCCGGCACGCGAGCCCGGGCCCTTCACCCAGGCCGTCACGCGCTTTGGCCAGGGCCTCATCGACATCGTCAGCACCCTGGGCGGCATCATCACCATGGGGCTGGACGTGTTCCGCTGGAGCGTGCGGCGCCCCTTTCGGCTGGTCAACCTCTTCGCGCAGCTGGACTTCGTGGGCGTGGGGTCCATCTTCATCGTGTCGCTCACCGGCACGTTCACCGGCATGGTCTTCGCGCTGCAGACGTCCACCGCCTTTCGGCTCTTCGACGCGGAGAGCCTGGTGGGTCCCACGGTGGCTCTGACGCTCACCCGCGAGCTGGCGGCCGTGTTCTCCGCGCTGATGGTGACCATGCGCGCAGGTTCTGCCATGTGCACCGAGCTGGGCACCATGCGCGTCACCGAGCAGGTGGACGCGCTGGAGACCATGGCCGTCAACCCGGTGCAGTACCTGCTGGTTCCCCGGGTGCTGGCCGGCCTCTTCATGGTGCCGGCGCTCACCATGCTCTTCAACACCATGGGCATGGGCGGGGCCTACGTGGTGGCCGTCGGGGGCCTAGGCATCTCCCCCGGAACCTTCCTCACCCGGACGCAGCAGTGGCTGGCGCCCGAGGACATCTTCCAGGGCCTGCTCAAGGGCGCCGTGTTCGGCCTGGCGGTGTCCCTCATCTGCTGCTTCAAGGGCTTCAACGCCTCGGGCGGCGCCAAGGGCGTGGGGCAGGCCACCACGGAGGCGATGGTGGCCAGCGCCCTGTCCATCTTCATCCTCGACTTCATCCTGGGCGTCCTCTTCTTCTGA
- a CDS encoding ABC transporter ATP-binding protein, which produces MIQVVDLHKTFGDHKVLTGINLTVPAGSTCVILGGSGSGKTVLMKHMIGLLKPDRGQVIVDGEDIVPMSVESLQRVRNKFGMVFQAAALFDSMTVFENVAFPLREHTKDPEDVIRQKVRARLDLMGLKKDVEDRFPADLSGGMRKRVGLARAIVMDPKVVLYDEPTTGLDPITTDYVDEMILAAQKELGVTSVVISHDISSAFNVADQIAFLSKGVIVASGSPEQLREADHPAVKVFLETWFGKN; this is translated from the coding sequence ATGATCCAGGTGGTCGACCTGCACAAGACGTTCGGCGACCACAAGGTGCTCACCGGCATCAACCTCACCGTGCCGGCCGGCAGCACCTGCGTCATCCTGGGCGGCTCAGGCTCCGGCAAGACGGTGCTGATGAAGCACATGATTGGCCTGCTCAAGCCGGACCGCGGCCAGGTCATCGTCGACGGGGAGGACATCGTCCCCATGAGCGTCGAGTCGCTTCAGAGGGTGCGCAACAAGTTTGGCATGGTGTTCCAGGCCGCCGCGCTGTTCGACTCGATGACCGTCTTCGAGAACGTGGCCTTCCCGCTGCGGGAGCACACGAAGGATCCGGAGGACGTCATCCGCCAGAAGGTCCGTGCGCGCTTGGACCTGATGGGCCTGAAGAAGGACGTCGAGGACCGGTTCCCCGCGGACCTGTCCGGCGGCATGCGCAAGCGGGTGGGCCTGGCGCGGGCCATCGTCATGGACCCGAAGGTGGTCCTCTATGACGAGCCGACCACCGGCCTGGACCCCATCACTACGGACTACGTGGACGAGATGATCCTGGCCGCGCAGAAGGAACTGGGCGTCACCAGCGTGGTCATCAGCCATGACATCTCCTCCGCCTTCAACGTGGCGGACCAGATTGCCTTCCTCTCCAAGGGCGTCATCGTGGCCAGCGGTTCGCCGGAGCAACTCCGCGAGGCGGATCACCCCGCGGTGAAGGTGTTCCTGGAGACCTGGTTCGGGAAGAACTGA
- a CDS encoding PfkB family carbohydrate kinase gives MSLLVVGSVALDSVETPFGQKEDILGGSATYFSTSASFFSPARVVAVVGEDFPEGHLNFLRGRGIDLEGLTRETGRTFRWKGRYSYELNEAQTLDTQLNVFQAFSPKLPESYRDTPYVFLGNIHPELQAQVLDQVKAPKLVAADTMNFWIKGSRAALLKTLSRVNLLFVNDAEARQLAGEHNVVKAARAIMAMGPQRVVIKRGEYGALLFEAEHIFACPAFPLAEVFDPTGAGDTFAGGFMGALATSNGVLDQALLRRAMVMGSVMASFTVEKFSLERLREVTRPEIHARFAEFRKLTHFDDLGPLER, from the coding sequence ATGTCCCTGCTCGTCGTCGGCTCCGTTGCCCTGGACTCAGTGGAAACCCCCTTCGGCCAGAAGGAGGACATCCTCGGGGGCTCGGCCACCTACTTCTCTACGTCGGCCTCGTTCTTCAGCCCCGCGCGTGTCGTGGCGGTGGTGGGCGAGGACTTCCCCGAAGGGCACCTCAACTTCCTTCGCGGACGGGGAATCGACCTGGAGGGCCTCACCCGGGAGACGGGCCGCACCTTCCGCTGGAAGGGCCGCTACAGCTACGAGCTGAACGAGGCGCAGACGCTGGACACCCAGCTCAACGTCTTCCAGGCCTTCTCCCCGAAGCTGCCGGAGTCGTACCGGGATACGCCCTATGTCTTCCTGGGCAACATCCACCCGGAACTCCAGGCGCAGGTGCTGGACCAGGTGAAGGCGCCGAAGCTGGTGGCCGCCGACACCATGAACTTCTGGATCAAGGGCAGCCGGGCCGCGCTGCTCAAGACGCTCTCCCGCGTCAACCTCCTGTTCGTCAACGACGCGGAGGCCCGTCAGCTGGCCGGCGAGCACAACGTGGTGAAGGCCGCTCGCGCCATCATGGCCATGGGCCCGCAGCGCGTGGTCATCAAGCGCGGTGAGTACGGCGCGCTCCTCTTCGAGGCCGAGCACATCTTCGCGTGTCCCGCCTTCCCCCTGGCCGAGGTCTTCGACCCCACCGGCGCGGGGGACACCTTCGCCGGCGGCTTCATGGGCGCCCTGGCCACCTCCAATGGTGTGTTGGACCAGGCGTTGCTGCGCCGCGCCATGGTGATGGGCAGTGTCATGGCCTCCTTCACGGTGGAGAAGTTCAGCCTGGAGCGCCTGCGCGAGGTGACGCGGCCGGAGATCCACGCCCGCTTCGCCGAGTTCCGGAAGCTGACCCACTTCGACGACCTGGGCCCCCTGGAGCGATGA
- a CDS encoding metallophosphoesterase family protein, with protein sequence MRIAVISDIHSNIEALTEVLRVAEHQKVDRFVSLGDIVGYGASPNPCCELVRSVAEVTLLGNHDAAVAGRMDYSYYYDAARHALDWSANVLTDENMAWLRSLPYTYRIGDVGFCHGSPIDPKAYEYIFALEQARELTPYVAELPEVTFIGHSHLCRAFAIGNGEVNDVVAQKFGIRRGYKYIISVGSVGQPRDYDNRACFVICDTDARTVEYIRVEYDIETSAQKIFDADLALNFGKRLFLGV encoded by the coding sequence ATGCGTATCGCCGTCATTTCCGACATCCACTCCAACATCGAGGCGCTCACCGAGGTGCTCCGCGTCGCCGAGCACCAGAAGGTGGACCGGTTCGTCTCGCTGGGGGACATCGTCGGTTACGGGGCGTCGCCCAACCCGTGTTGTGAGTTGGTGCGCTCGGTGGCGGAAGTGACGCTGCTGGGCAACCACGACGCGGCGGTGGCGGGGCGGATGGACTATTCGTACTACTACGACGCCGCCCGGCACGCGCTGGACTGGTCCGCCAACGTCCTCACGGACGAGAACATGGCCTGGCTGCGCAGTCTCCCGTACACGTACCGGATTGGCGACGTGGGCTTCTGCCATGGTTCGCCCATCGACCCGAAGGCGTACGAGTACATCTTCGCGCTGGAGCAGGCCCGGGAGCTGACGCCCTACGTGGCGGAGTTGCCGGAGGTGACGTTCATCGGCCACAGCCACCTGTGCCGCGCCTTCGCCATTGGCAATGGCGAGGTGAACGACGTGGTGGCCCAGAAGTTCGGCATCCGCCGGGGCTACAAGTACATCATCTCCGTGGGCAGCGTGGGGCAGCCGCGCGACTACGACAACCGGGCGTGTTTCGTCATCTGCGACACGGACGCGCGCACGGTGGAGTACATCCGCGTCGAGTACGACATCGAGACGTCGGCGCAGAAGATCTTCGACGCGGACCTGGCGCTGAACTTCGGCAAGCGCCTGTTCCTGGGCGTCTGA
- a CDS encoding M16 family metallopeptidase, protein MSKASPSKVPTRVADPALESLFDVHEATLPNGLQVRLLANHQAPVVSLYTVFQVGSRNERPGITGISHLFEHMMFNGAKKYGPKMFDKTLESNGGRSNAYTSTDLTVYYDDFSADALETVLDLESDRMRSLRISQETLTSEREVVKEERRVRVDNDIFGIMDEELGTLVYKAHPYRWPVIGWMADIEAIRREDCQDYFRTYYAPNNAVLYIVGAIDPKKTLALVRKYYGSIPKGPAPAAVLNSEPEQKGERRAEVRHPAQSPALMLGFRGPAARDDDTFVLDVIQYVLTKGEGSRLIRSLVYEQKLAVSLMLDWSWRIDPGTILFYLALKPDSDPKKVEAALYAELEKVAREGITERELQKAQNNLRSDHLRELATNSGRAHALGHYEALLGDWRRLLTLPSTYASITNDQVKAVAAKYFAPEHRSVVTLVPAPTEA, encoded by the coding sequence ATGTCCAAGGCTTCCCCGAGCAAAGTACCCACTCGCGTGGCGGACCCCGCACTCGAGTCCCTGTTCGACGTCCACGAGGCCACGCTTCCCAACGGCCTCCAGGTGCGGCTGCTCGCCAACCACCAGGCTCCCGTTGTCAGCCTCTACACCGTGTTCCAGGTCGGCAGTCGCAACGAGCGGCCCGGCATCACCGGCATCAGTCACCTGTTCGAGCACATGATGTTCAACGGGGCGAAGAAGTACGGCCCCAAGATGTTCGACAAGACGCTGGAGTCCAACGGCGGCCGCTCGAACGCGTACACGTCCACCGACCTGACGGTGTACTACGACGACTTCTCCGCCGACGCGTTGGAGACGGTGCTGGACCTGGAGTCGGACCGGATGCGCTCGCTGCGCATCTCCCAGGAGACGCTCACCAGCGAGCGCGAGGTGGTGAAGGAAGAGCGCCGCGTCCGCGTGGACAACGACATCTTCGGCATCATGGACGAGGAGCTGGGCACGCTCGTCTACAAGGCGCATCCCTACCGCTGGCCTGTCATCGGATGGATGGCGGACATCGAGGCCATCCGCCGCGAGGACTGCCAGGACTACTTCCGCACCTACTACGCGCCCAACAACGCCGTGCTCTACATCGTCGGGGCCATCGACCCGAAGAAGACGCTGGCGCTGGTGCGCAAGTACTACGGGAGCATCCCCAAGGGCCCCGCGCCCGCGGCGGTTCTCAACTCCGAGCCCGAGCAGAAGGGCGAGCGCCGCGCCGAGGTCCGCCACCCCGCGCAGTCCCCCGCGCTGATGCTGGGCTTCCGGGGGCCGGCCGCGCGCGATGACGACACCTTCGTGCTGGACGTCATCCAGTACGTGCTGACGAAGGGGGAGGGGAGCCGGCTGATCCGCTCGCTGGTGTACGAGCAGAAGTTGGCCGTGTCGCTGATGCTCGACTGGAGCTGGCGCATCGACCCGGGCACCATCCTCTTCTACCTGGCCCTGAAGCCGGACTCCGACCCGAAGAAGGTGGAGGCCGCGCTGTACGCCGAACTGGAGAAGGTCGCGCGCGAGGGCATCACCGAGCGCGAGCTGCAGAAGGCGCAGAACAACCTGCGCTCGGACCACCTGCGCGAGCTGGCCACGAACAGCGGCCGGGCGCATGCCCTGGGCCACTACGAGGCGCTGCTCGGCGACTGGCGCCGGTTGCTGACGCTGCCCTCCACCTACGCCTCCATCACCAACGACCAGGTCAAGGCCGTGGCCGCGAAGTACTTCGCGCCCGAGCACCGCTCCGTGGTGACGCTGGTTCCCGCGCCCACCGAAGCCTGA
- a CDS encoding TIGR02266 family protein, translating into MSENRKSTRIPTQLRCWCEGDNVTLYARISNLSEGGLFLRTSTPLARGARTVVKLSPAGHQDIQAQATVVWLREAEERALPAGMGLRFESLDSDTLGRLRQMISQQQQNQVKAGWAG; encoded by the coding sequence TTGAGCGAAAACCGAAAGTCCACGCGGATTCCCACCCAGCTTCGGTGCTGGTGCGAGGGTGACAACGTCACGCTCTATGCGCGAATCTCGAATTTGAGCGAGGGAGGGCTGTTCCTCCGCACGAGCACGCCCCTGGCACGAGGGGCGCGTACGGTGGTGAAGCTGTCCCCCGCGGGCCATCAGGACATCCAGGCCCAGGCCACGGTGGTGTGGCTTCGGGAGGCGGAGGAACGAGCGCTTCCCGCGGGCATGGGGTTGCGTTTCGAGTCCCTGGACAGCGATACCCTGGGACGGCTTCGCCAGATGATTTCGCAGCAGCAGCAGAACCAGGTGAAGGCCGGCTGGGCGGGTTGA